The following are encoded in a window of Bacillus xiapuensis genomic DNA:
- a CDS encoding response regulator transcription factor, with the protein MTHILIVDDEEDMRHLISMYLENAGISVSQAADSREAKEELALGKADLVLLDIMLPGKSGFDICEDIRQTSDIPIIFLTAKGDEWDKVKGLQIGGDDYIVKPFSPGELTARIQAVLRRFHKQGDQMTSMARAGITVDLNSHSVRVNQQTVSLTLKEYELLVLLMKNPSRVFSREQLLEVIWGEDYSGGTRTVDTHIKTLRMKLGKAAGAAIATVWGIGYKFEEPDS; encoded by the coding sequence ATGACTCATATTTTGATTGTGGATGATGAGGAAGATATGCGCCATTTGATCTCCATGTATTTGGAGAATGCCGGAATTTCAGTGAGCCAGGCAGCGGATAGCAGGGAAGCGAAAGAAGAGCTTGCTTTGGGCAAAGCTGATCTTGTGCTACTGGACATTATGCTGCCGGGAAAAAGCGGCTTTGACATATGTGAGGACATCCGCCAAACAAGCGATATTCCGATTATTTTTCTCACGGCGAAAGGGGATGAATGGGATAAGGTGAAAGGATTGCAAATTGGCGGTGATGACTATATTGTGAAGCCATTTTCTCCGGGAGAATTAACCGCTAGAATTCAGGCGGTTCTGCGCAGATTTCACAAGCAGGGCGATCAGATGACAAGCATGGCGAGAGCAGGCATCACAGTTGATTTGAATTCTCATTCAGTCAGAGTCAATCAACAAACGGTCTCCCTTACATTGAAGGAGTATGAGCTTTTGGTTTTACTGATGAAAAATCCAAGCCGGGTCTTTTCCCGGGAGCAGCTGCTGGAGGTGATCTGGGGAGAGGATTACAGCGGGGGTACAAGGACGGTCGATACTCATATTAAAACGCTGCGGATGAAGCTGGGAAAAGCAGCAGGAGCAGCGATAGCAACCGT
- the hemH gene encoding ferrochelatase has product MAKRRMGLLVMAYGTPYKEEDIERYYTHIRRGRKPSPEMLEDLRSRYEAIGGISPLAAITRKQGEKLEQYLNATQEDIEFKMYLGLKHIEPFIEDAVQQMKADGMEQAVSIVLAPHFSTFSVKSYNGRAKEEAKRLGGPEIAAVESWYKNPKFINYWAEKVRETVASMPEAEQESYVLIVSAHSLPEKIIQMNDPYPGQLKETADLIAARAGVKNYEIGWQSAGNTPDPWIGPDVQDLTRELHAREGYKAFIYVPAGFVSDHLEVLYDNDYECKAVTKEIGASYYRPEMPNAQPEFIEALANVIMKHI; this is encoded by the coding sequence ATGGCAAAAAGAAGAATGGGTTTATTAGTAATGGCGTACGGCACGCCGTATAAAGAAGAAGATATTGAGCGGTACTATACCCATATACGAAGAGGACGAAAACCGTCACCTGAAATGCTGGAGGATTTGCGTTCCCGCTACGAAGCGATCGGCGGCATATCTCCGCTTGCTGCTATTACACGCAAACAAGGCGAAAAGCTGGAGCAGTATTTGAATGCCACACAAGAGGACATTGAATTTAAAATGTATCTAGGCTTAAAACATATTGAACCATTCATTGAAGATGCTGTTCAACAGATGAAAGCAGACGGCATGGAACAAGCTGTTTCGATTGTGCTTGCTCCGCACTTCTCAACATTTAGCGTGAAATCCTATAACGGGCGCGCTAAAGAAGAAGCAAAAAGACTGGGCGGGCCAGAAATTGCAGCGGTGGAGAGCTGGTATAAAAATCCTAAGTTTATCAATTATTGGGCAGAAAAGGTGAGAGAAACCGTAGCTTCTATGCCAGAAGCAGAGCAGGAGAGCTATGTGCTGATTGTCTCAGCTCACAGCCTTCCGGAAAAGATCATTCAAATGAATGATCCTTATCCCGGACAATTGAAAGAAACAGCCGACTTGATTGCAGCTCGGGCAGGAGTCAAAAACTACGAAATTGGCTGGCAAAGCGCCGGCAACACACCTGACCCGTGGATTGGCCCAGATGTGCAGGACTTAACGAGAGAGCTGCATGCAAGAGAAGGGTATAAGGCATTTATTTATGTGCCGGCGGGATTTGTGTCAGATCATTTAGAAGTATTATATGACAATGACTATGAATGCAAAGCCGTCACGAAGGAAATTGGGGCCAGCTATTACCGTCCCGAAATGCCGAATGCTCAGCCGGAGTTTATCGAAGCGCTGGCCAATGTTATTATGAAGCATATATAA
- a CDS encoding YncE family protein, translating to MNTRLLAMLAAVMILASGCSSPAFPPIHEDRYLFTLNLRDSSLTFIDYQGERLADWKLEEMFTGGVLFPDQDRLLLYGTQLDHAALYSLSEGRLLEEWKVPEGTTGALYLKESKEIVLANKEDRSLHFYNEEGRETDIVRTGKYPMSLAAYQDCLYVINYQDTILSEVDLKKKKVSREFAIPSSSAGLMIQPEEKELWVGGHGHGKKAQSYVQIYSLETGKKKQKVEAPVMPVDFIEHQGRYYVISHGSNMVYMFNERKKQMKQHEVGANPFTLAAIDDHIVTAGFDNDKLYYLNKDHLKIEKQVQTGKGPFRIFVKEQEK from the coding sequence GTGAATACTCGTCTACTTGCCATGCTGGCAGCTGTCATGATTCTCGCTTCCGGATGCAGTTCTCCCGCTTTTCCGCCCATTCATGAAGACCGCTATCTATTTACATTAAATTTAAGGGATTCTTCTTTAACTTTTATCGATTATCAAGGAGAGCGATTGGCTGATTGGAAGCTGGAAGAGATGTTCACGGGAGGTGTCTTGTTTCCCGACCAAGATCGCTTGCTGCTATACGGAACACAATTGGATCATGCGGCATTGTATTCTTTATCGGAGGGCCGGCTGCTGGAAGAATGGAAGGTGCCTGAAGGGACGACAGGAGCTCTTTATTTAAAAGAAAGCAAGGAAATTGTTTTAGCCAATAAGGAGGATCGTTCCCTTCATTTTTACAATGAGGAAGGGAGAGAAACAGATATCGTCAGAACGGGGAAATATCCGATGTCACTGGCAGCGTATCAAGACTGTCTTTATGTGATTAACTATCAGGATACGATTCTCTCGGAAGTGGATCTGAAGAAGAAAAAAGTCTCGAGAGAATTCGCCATCCCCTCTTCTTCTGCCGGTCTGATGATTCAGCCAGAGGAGAAAGAATTGTGGGTTGGCGGGCATGGACATGGAAAGAAAGCACAATCCTATGTGCAGATTTATTCGCTGGAAACCGGCAAGAAGAAGCAAAAGGTGGAAGCGCCGGTTATGCCCGTCGATTTCATTGAACACCAAGGGCGTTATTATGTCATCAGCCACGGTTCGAACATGGTGTATATGTTCAATGAAAGGAAGAAACAAATGAAGCAGCACGAAGTCGGAGCAAACCCTTTCACACTCGCGGCAATCGATGATCATATCGTTACGGCCGGTTTCGATAATGACAAGCTTTATTATTTAAACAAAGATCATTTAAAGATTGAAAAGCAGGTACAGACCGGTAAAGGCCCATTTAGGATATTTGTGAAGGAGCAAGAGAAATGA
- a CDS encoding TetR/AcrR family transcriptional regulator, whose translation MSVDRKQQIIEAATKSFSLFGYKATTMDQVAKLANVGKGTIYNFFSNKEELFNEIVQSLITEMRKAAEKATAPQYSFHENVHRALFQILKFRKDHQLTIKLFQEGKEMGTLAVLEVMKKMEDAILSFITEKVKQAVQAGEIKKCNPEVTAFIMLRLYVSLIFDWEQRKEPLNEKEISHLFELYLLEGLSK comes from the coding sequence ATGTCGGTTGACCGTAAGCAGCAAATTATCGAAGCAGCGACGAAATCCTTTTCGCTGTTTGGCTACAAAGCAACAACGATGGATCAAGTGGCAAAATTAGCGAATGTCGGAAAAGGAACAATTTACAATTTTTTCAGCAATAAAGAAGAGCTATTCAACGAGATTGTGCAGTCTTTGATTACAGAAATGCGCAAGGCAGCGGAGAAAGCAACCGCCCCGCAATATTCGTTTCATGAAAACGTTCACCGGGCGCTCTTTCAAATCTTAAAGTTTAGAAAGGATCATCAATTAACGATTAAGCTGTTTCAGGAAGGGAAAGAGATGGGAACTCTTGCTGTTCTCGAGGTGATGAAGAAGATGGAGGATGCGATCCTTTCTTTCATCACAGAAAAAGTAAAACAGGCGGTTCAAGCGGGGGAAATTAAGAAATGCAATCCAGAAGTGACAGCATTTATTATGTTAAGGCTGTATGTTTCATTGATCTTTGACTGGGAGCAGCGCAAGGAGCCGCTGAATGAAAAGGAAATTTCTCATTTGTTCGAACTGTATTTATTAGAGGGATTATCCAAATAA
- the hemY gene encoding protoporphyrinogen oxidase yields the protein MLEEAKKVVIVGGGITGITAAYYLQKQAKEKSLPLTVMLIEATPRLGGKIKTIHKDGFIIERGPDSFLARKNSAARLAEAVGLSDQLVTSANGRSYVIANGQLHPLPGKTSMGILTQLSSFLTSSLFTIPGKIRACADFILPKSHPQSDQSLGRFFRRRLGDEAVENLIEPLLSGIYAGDIDKLSLMATFPRFYELEQTYRSLLIGMTRTMSASEQARGKDAGAFMTLKNGLETLVEAIEENLEEGSVLKGTRVDKIEMGAEGAYHLALNSGKTIRADSVVVATPHPTLPAMMPQYSFFAELKDMAATSVATVAMAFPKEAMAKNMNGTGFVVSRNSDFTVTACTWTHKKWPHTAPEGKGLLRCYIGRSGDETVVELSDAEIEHIVMEDLNKAMDIPKQPEFTIVSRWEKAMPQYTVGHKERLAEMRKQMNQDLPGLFIAGSSFAGVGLPDCIDQGEAAVRKVLDYLQF from the coding sequence GTGTTGGAAGAAGCGAAGAAGGTAGTTATAGTTGGCGGAGGAATTACGGGAATCACAGCAGCTTATTATTTGCAAAAGCAAGCAAAGGAAAAAAGTCTTCCGCTCACGGTCATGTTAATAGAAGCCACACCTCGTCTCGGAGGAAAAATTAAAACCATCCATAAAGATGGCTTTATTATTGAAAGAGGTCCGGATTCTTTTCTAGCGCGCAAAAACAGTGCGGCGAGGCTTGCTGAAGCAGTCGGCTTATCCGATCAGCTTGTCACCAGTGCTAACGGCCGTTCCTATGTGATCGCCAACGGCCAGCTTCATCCCCTGCCTGGAAAAACCAGTATGGGGATTCTAACACAATTATCATCCTTTCTAACGTCTAGTCTTTTCACGATACCAGGGAAAATCCGAGCCTGTGCAGATTTCATTCTGCCAAAATCACATCCGCAATCCGATCAGTCTCTCGGACGCTTTTTCAGAAGACGTCTTGGAGATGAAGCGGTTGAAAACTTAATCGAGCCGCTGCTTTCCGGCATATATGCAGGCGATATAGACAAGCTGAGCTTAATGGCCACCTTTCCGCGATTCTATGAATTGGAGCAGACTTATCGCAGTTTATTAATAGGTATGACAAGAACCATGTCTGCATCGGAACAGGCGAGAGGAAAGGATGCGGGTGCGTTTATGACGTTGAAAAACGGATTGGAAACATTAGTGGAAGCCATTGAAGAAAACTTGGAGGAGGGCTCTGTCCTAAAGGGAACGCGGGTAGACAAGATTGAAATGGGAGCGGAAGGCGCTTATCATTTAGCGCTTAATAGCGGCAAAACCATCCGAGCCGACAGCGTGGTCGTTGCCACTCCGCATCCTACTTTGCCTGCTATGATGCCTCAGTACAGTTTTTTCGCTGAATTAAAAGATATGGCAGCTACATCGGTGGCCACAGTCGCTATGGCTTTTCCGAAAGAAGCGATGGCAAAGAATATGAACGGGACGGGATTCGTCGTTTCCAGAAATAGCGACTTTACGGTAACAGCTTGCACTTGGACGCATAAAAAATGGCCGCATACAGCGCCTGAGGGCAAGGGATTGCTGCGCTGTTATATTGGCCGCTCTGGCGATGAAACGGTAGTGGAATTATCTGATGCCGAAATCGAGCATATTGTGATGGAGGATTTAAACAAAGCGATGGATATTCCAAAGCAGCCGGAATTCACAATCGTCAGCCGCTGGGAAAAAGCGATGCCGCAATACACCGTCGGGCATAAGGAGCGTCTGGCTGAGATGAGGAAACAAATGAACCAAGACTTGCCGGGCCTATTTATTGCCGGGAGTTCATTCGCTGGCGTCGGACTGCCGGATTGTATCGACCAAGGGGAAGCAGCTGTACGGAAAGTGCTTGATTATCTGCAATTTTAA
- a CDS encoding YhgE/Pip domain-containing protein yields the protein MRQSLFIAEMKGILHNRKLLVPILAVITIPLLYAGMFLWAFWDPYENLKELPVGVINHDQGADLEGEKLTLGKELEKEIKKSDEFDFRIIDEKEAKRGLEHQKYYMLIEIPADFSSNAATLLEEQPKKLELKYVPNEGFNFLSSQMGDTAMKEIRAALQKKITKTYSETMFAKIKKMGKGFKEASSGAGKLDEGTGKLTEGAAKIKKHLAVLAGSSIQFTQGLTKAGKGSSELAFGAAKLHSGLGQLHSGQNQLVAGGKELQSGTGELAAGISKMQNGLHAVDGHMQKLTSGMAQAQAGVQQFQEKLPALKKGASGLAAGAEQLNNGLSQLEQQLVAKINQSMTQQLEEATPLLQQTLTPDQIALVKQHVANQQKELVQGITGEIGKLKAGSQQLALGSKELSGAINGQLAPNMQKLNSGLNDLQKGQKTLQAGVHKLALSGDQLAGGTQALRSGESELVSGMERVAGKIGEAKDGTAKLAEGAESLQGGLNQLKDGSKKLSEGTGQLAAGSSELANGTTELEKGVKELHDKLGDAAAKANSVQAKDENYDMMADPVTVDKEAVNHVPNYGTGFAPYFLSLGLFVGALLLTIVFPLREPAARPKNGYSWFIGKFGILLIAGTAQSILAAAVLLLGLKIEVQSVPLFLGTTMITSFTFIALVQMLVTIMGDPGRFVAVLILIFQLTTSAGTFPLELIPNALQPVSALLPMTYSVSAFKAVISSGDFAFMRENHAILGLFAAVCIGVTIVFFQGLFKRRFGNEHVMAGKEG from the coding sequence ATGAGACAGTCATTATTCATTGCTGAAATGAAGGGAATTTTGCATAATCGTAAGCTTTTAGTGCCTATTTTGGCGGTAATCACGATTCCGCTCTTATATGCAGGGATGTTCTTGTGGGCATTCTGGGATCCCTACGAAAATTTAAAAGAGCTGCCGGTTGGCGTTATCAATCATGATCAAGGTGCTGACTTAGAAGGAGAGAAACTGACGCTAGGCAAGGAGCTCGAAAAGGAAATAAAAAAAAGTGATGAATTTGATTTTCGGATTATAGACGAGAAGGAAGCGAAACGGGGGTTAGAACATCAGAAATATTATATGCTGATAGAGATCCCCGCTGACTTCTCAAGCAACGCAGCGACTTTACTGGAGGAGCAGCCGAAAAAGCTGGAACTGAAGTATGTTCCAAATGAAGGGTTTAACTTTCTCTCTTCACAGATGGGAGACACCGCGATGAAAGAAATTCGCGCTGCGCTGCAAAAAAAGATTACGAAGACATATTCTGAAACGATGTTCGCTAAAATCAAGAAAATGGGTAAGGGCTTCAAAGAGGCTAGCAGCGGAGCCGGAAAGCTGGATGAAGGAACGGGTAAGTTAACAGAAGGGGCTGCCAAGATTAAAAAACACTTAGCAGTGCTTGCTGGAAGTTCCATTCAATTTACGCAAGGACTGACTAAAGCAGGAAAGGGCTCAAGCGAACTGGCTTTTGGTGCTGCTAAGCTGCACTCCGGATTGGGGCAGCTGCATTCCGGTCAGAATCAGCTGGTTGCTGGAGGCAAAGAGCTTCAGTCCGGAACAGGAGAGCTGGCTGCTGGGATATCCAAGATGCAAAACGGGCTTCATGCTGTGGACGGACATATGCAGAAATTGACTTCCGGCATGGCCCAAGCGCAGGCAGGCGTCCAGCAATTTCAGGAAAAGCTGCCGGCACTCAAGAAAGGGGCGAGCGGTTTGGCTGCCGGCGCTGAGCAATTGAATAATGGGCTCAGTCAATTGGAGCAGCAATTGGTTGCCAAAATCAATCAATCCATGACGCAGCAACTGGAAGAAGCGACGCCATTATTGCAGCAAACATTAACGCCAGATCAAATCGCTTTGGTAAAGCAGCATGTGGCGAATCAGCAGAAGGAGCTGGTACAAGGGATAACAGGCGAAATCGGCAAATTGAAGGCAGGAAGCCAGCAGCTTGCCTTGGGCTCCAAGGAATTAAGCGGCGCCATCAATGGCCAATTAGCGCCGAATATGCAGAAATTAAACAGCGGACTGAATGATCTCCAAAAAGGCCAGAAAACTTTGCAGGCAGGTGTTCATAAGCTTGCTTTAAGCGGTGATCAGCTAGCTGGCGGCACGCAAGCACTGCGCTCCGGCGAAAGTGAGCTAGTGAGCGGCATGGAACGCGTCGCCGGCAAAATAGGTGAAGCGAAAGACGGTACTGCCAAGCTGGCTGAGGGGGCTGAATCCTTACAAGGAGGACTGAATCAGTTAAAGGACGGTTCGAAGAAGCTGTCAGAAGGAACCGGCCAATTGGCTGCAGGCTCAAGCGAACTCGCCAATGGGACAACAGAGCTTGAAAAAGGCGTAAAAGAGCTTCATGACAAGCTTGGGGATGCTGCAGCAAAGGCCAATTCAGTGCAAGCAAAGGATGAAAATTATGACATGATGGCCGATCCGGTAACAGTTGACAAAGAGGCTGTGAACCATGTGCCTAATTACGGCACCGGATTTGCTCCTTACTTTCTTTCGCTCGGTTTATTTGTAGGAGCTTTATTGCTAACTATTGTTTTCCCGTTAAGAGAACCGGCCGCTCGTCCGAAAAATGGATACAGCTGGTTTATTGGCAAGTTTGGCATTCTTTTGATTGCTGGAACCGCTCAATCCATATTGGCAGCAGCTGTCTTGCTGTTGGGCTTGAAAATAGAAGTCCAGAGCGTTCCGCTTTTCTTAGGGACAACCATGATTACAAGTTTCACCTTTATTGCGCTCGTTCAAATGCTCGTGACGATTATGGGGGATCCGGGACGGTTTGTGGCAGTATTAATTCTGATCTTCCAATTAACAACTAGCGCGGGAACATTTCCGCTGGAATTAATACCGAATGCGCTGCAGCCCGTTAGCGCTTTGCTGCCCATGACCTACTCAGTTTCCGCATTTAAAGCGGTCATCTCAAGCGGTGACTTTGCTTTCATGCGGGAAAATCACGCGATTCTCGGTTTGTTCGCTGCTGTTTGTATTGGAGTGACAATCGTCTTCTTCCAAGGGCTCTTCAAACGGCGATTTGGGAACGAGCACGTAATGGCAGGAAAAGAAGGATAA